The segment AGAGTAAAGACTTACAAATATCATGTATTATGTAAAAGTGTAGCAGCTCTTTATATTCAGCAATGGAACAGTAATTGGAAAAATCCCATGCAAGAGatcaatcaaatatatatatcaaagaagCAATGTTGTCAATTGACTCACCAAACCCTCCGTAtcctcaaaactcaaaagtaaGACAGTTTTGTTCCCTCCGCTATGTCCAcatcaaacataaaaaagacTAAATGCCAAATACATGAAGAATGTCTGCCAACCTAATTCTTCTGaccaagaaaaatattaataaccTTTTTCAATAACACCCATCAAAtacccaaaattcaaaaacaaaactccaCAAATCATAGCAAGAGTGCAGTCCGACAGCACCTGAGCACCATCCTACTAACATTTAACCTCTCTTAATTAGATCGTCATATGTAAGGACCTTCCTAGTGAAACACACGGCACATGTAccattgccaaaaaaaaaaaaaagaggggggggggcaCCAAAGTCACAACTCCCTTTCAATTTAACTCATTCTATCACAACCCTCTCCTCCAAGGACATTTGAGTAAAGAAGATTTAGAAAGTAGTTCACCGATTCCAACTCCCAATTATTAAAGTATTTATGAAATCTGACTTTCCAGCTCCATCTCTTCGTCTGTATGTCtaaccaacaaaaaataaactgatGCGTCTCTAGCTATGGAGCATGCATACAAGTGTAGATACAACACCATCAAGGGATGATCCGCACACCAAGATTCATGCCAAAACTGGACTTGGCGACCATCCTCATCATCAAAGAGCACATAATGTATAATTGAGCTAGCCGTTCTGATGGCAAAACTACCGGGATTTTGAAACTAGACATCTGACCCCAAAACAAGTATATAAATAAACCTGTGGATGCAACTTTTGTGACATGTCAATCACAAGATTCACAACCAACCCCAAAATAAGTATACAAATAAACCTGTGGGTGCAACTTTTGTGATGTGTCTATCACAAGATTCAAAACCAATCCTCAAATAAACAAGATAAATGCACTTGATGCGTCCAAATCAACCAAAACTTGATGTTACAAcatctaaaattaatttaacagTTTTACAGAGATGAAAACTCATCACAGCACTTTATAAAGCAATAAGTAGACAAAGTGATCATCCAACCCAGATTGGAGAAAAATTCCTCCAACCCATTATTTGGTGATTCAAATGACAATCTGTGTGCTTTTAATAACATGATATATTTAGATGACCATATGAGTCATATAATTAAAATCAATGTCTGTCACTGAGTTGCCACATATTGTGTTGGAGGAGATTCCTCCAAATTGGTTTGGAAGAAACTTATACATGGCTAAATTAACTTCAGATATTCGTGTAGATATAGACTTGGGAGGAAAATCAAGCGACATGTCAAATCtttattttgctaaatattGAATACATGAAAATCTTATCAATACAGCATGATTCAGtccaagaaaaaacaaaatgctaAACAAACATGAACCTTGCCATGTCATGATTATACCCTGGAGTTTCAACAATGCAGATTGTAGCGGTTCAGAATAATCACCACCAAACTCCTAGTGGTGGTGCTCCTGAACATAGCGTAGACCACAATACTTGCAGATAGCTGGCTCATTCAGGTCAAGGCATATGAACTCAATTGGATGCCCAAGTGCAGGATTGCTGTCTGCAACCAGAAACAAGTAAATCCCTAGTAAACTCACATCCAATGTGAAGTGTTGAACTGACTTGATCATGGAATTGAGAGTCCACAAATATTTAGTGGGGattatgaaaaagaaagaagtaaaatATTCAGAGAACAAAATAACCTCCTTCACAAGCAACAATCCTGCCTTCAACCTTGATGGGCGGAACTTCATTGATCAATTCCATTGGGGACTTCTTACTTGTATCCTacaaataaaagcaaaatatgatatacttttttttatccaaaaaaaaaaaacagtactCATATACTCCTACACAGAGGATGTTTTTAAGACCTTCCTGCAAATTTCCCATTTGATAACAACTTTGAGAGAATGAAACCACAAAATCCTTGTTCATCTAAGCAACAATAAAGCAAAATCTTCAAGGAGGTTCCTTGTAGTGCCAAACGTTCTAGTTCATGTGGAGATTTTGAAGGATATCTGCTTAAGAAGATTTCTAGGACTACCATGGTAGGAAGGTAAGCAGGGTGTTTGCAAATACAGATATTACAATAGAGAGTCTAGTTGTACAAAGGTTTTGTAAATAGACTATTGTAACTGCTTTTCCCAAAGTGAATTTTCTATGGGACTAGGTCCCGGAAATGGAATGGTTTTGCCATTGGAGaggctctttttttattttcacttcATTACCAAATCTCAAAGttattttctttattgcttTATTATTACTGTGATAG is part of the Quercus robur chromosome 9, dhQueRobu3.1, whole genome shotgun sequence genome and harbors:
- the LOC126700009 gene encoding NADH dehydrogenase [ubiquinone] iron-sulfur protein 6, mitochondrial — its product is MASSLFKTLIRSSNSPSTVRRFSLIGSQISEHTAKWMQDTSKKSPMELINEVPPIKVEGRIVACEGDSNPALGHPIEFICLDLNEPAICKYCGLRYVQEHHH